The Mastacembelus armatus chromosome 13, fMasArm1.2, whole genome shotgun sequence DNA segment tgtatatatccAGCCTCTTACCTTGACAGAGTCTTGGTCTTCATCAGACTGCTCATAGGTGTCCTCAGGCAGGAAATTCCACGGTGAGCGAGCATTCTGGGCAGCGTACAGCTGCCAGCGCCACAAGGACAGTGGGCAGTAGGTGAGGCGCAGTGGGAGCTTTGTCAGGGTCTCATTGATGGGATAGTAGTCCTTCTGAAGGTTCCAGTAGTCATTGAAGTATACGATGGGGTAGTAGTCACCACTAACAGCATCAAACTTAACATCTAGTGGTAGACAGTGTAGAACAATGGCAATGTCAGATGTTTTCACACAAAACTTTAAGATGTGATTGTTATCTGGGATGTTAAACTCCTGCTGCAATAGAGagctttaaaaaacatttacagcttAGCGCATTAATGGAGACAAGGCGAGTATGAGTGGGAGGAACTTACGTTGGTCCAAAGGAGGGGGAACAGAGCCTTTGACCCAGGCCGTATGGTCATCTACCATGTTGATGGTGAGGTTGGGGTGCCAATGAGAGATGATCTCCACTGGACCGTGGCTTTCTGCCCGCTATGAGGACACACGTCTGATTAGACATATCAGCGATAAGCAGCAACAACCTCAGTTTCAGATTTGAGATAAAATATCAcgaaaatcaaaacaaatttaataacttgAGTCTTATAATGAAGTTATAAGACAGAAAGTCAAAGGTAAAAATTGAGTCACATCCTTGATTATTTtggtgatttttatttattctaattcCTAAAATCATTGTCTTTTCTAAGATTCACTAAGGTATCAGCAACTTttctttcaggttttttttaaaatctgtatcaTGAGTGCAGGATAACTGTTCTGATGTCCTTACTTCTCTTTCacattgtgtaaaaaaaaaacaaaaaacttgtAGGCCTAGTCAAAAATCCTGTGACAGcaaatcaataaaatcaaaatttgcTGGATCAAATGTCAGCATCAAGACAACTCATGTTTTACAAATTATAACTTAACACAGTCCACAGGGTATCAAGTCCCCATATTCATGTCTACAACACAGTATACTACAGCCTGATggaatgtgtatttctgaggcCTGCACTGCTATAGctataaaaaaacatcagtcaataaatatatatgtactgtactaTGTAAATACTGTTAAacagtatttttaatgtaaGAAATGAATTTTGATATTGAATCCTTACTTTGTGATCAGGATGCATGcatttaaaaattgaaaatgatAATTGTACAATACAATTATCTATAAGAAGCTAATATTGGATGATTTAACAGTCTAGCTCCTCAGtgcacagaataaataaaaaataaaactaaaatatatcaACCTTGATCATTTCAGGATCTGCTTCTGTCTCCCCTGTTAGCAGATTCTTGGTCTTCAGAAATTTTCTTCGCTTGAATTTATTCAGCACTGAAAgagtaacaaaataaaagttaactACTACATACACCGTTTAGagtgtacaatatgtgtgtgttttgcagatgTGCTTACTTCGTGTTGTATGAACTGTTGCCAGTCTGCGATACTGCCCCTTCCGTTTGGGGTCTGGGTGGAGCCCACTTTTAGTGAAGTAGACGTGTATGTAAAGGGAACCATTCTGCTGCACTTTCTGGAAGCACACGCCACACAGGGACAGGTATTAGTTTCAGACAAACTCACATTACAAACCTGTCATGCTCATTACCATTGTCTCTCCTGTGTAACAACTGTTCCTACCTACTATACATCTGCTGTCTCTCATACCTCCCCCCTGCTGCCTGCCTATCACTATGCACCTCTCCTCAATCTTGATCAACCCCACCTCTGGGATGTCCATCTCCTTATAGTGCTGATAGCAGCCATCCCCGCTTTCCCCTGTGGTCCAGTCTCCATAGACCAGGTCCCTGTGGAACCAGAACAGGGCTTCTGTGTCGTTGAAGTCTGAGAACACCTCCTCCTgggacacatacacatacaggtCCTGCAGGCATGGTGAGAAAATAAGGTGTTTATGACATTACAGAGTCAGGGGAGCGTGAGGCAGTTAGTTGAACAGGGAGAGATAACACTGGCCTGCTGTCCAAATACTTGAGGGAATCCAAAGTATGAGGGGTGTTTAAGAATGAATGGCTTCcattcaattaaaaatatttaataaagcaGCTAGCCATGCAGATAAGACAATGACATCTTTACGGCTGGGGAACAGGTGTACTACCATGAGAGTGTCTTTGGGGAAGAGGTTCCTGCTGGGCACTCTGGGTGCCCCAGCTGGTGTGCTGGGGTCAGGCGTGGACGGTCCTCGGCGGAACCAGCTACTGATCGCCCAGATTATGAAGATTCTGGAGGAACAAGAGCAAACAGACAACAAAAGGATTTAGTTGAACATAAGATGGGGGAAACAATCAGAGAGAAAGATCATATGAAAAGAATAGCAGAAGGGGTGATGAGTTAGATTAACAGAACAGAGTTCGATTGATATAAACTGTGAGACAAAAATGTCCATTTTCACCTTATCTCTTGAGGTGTGAAGATCTACTACAGGTGAGTGAAACCATAAGAAGTCTAATCTTAAACTATACTCAGTCATACCACGGTACAGTCACACTTTAAGAGAGATGCCCTTCTTGcaccataaaaaaaataataatcatgggccaaaaacagaaactaagtAGTGAAAGAAGAACATAACACTGTggcaaacagagaaaaacattttctgctttatctttttattttgatcaGTCTAACCTCCCCTTTTGTGACTGTGGTGGTGTTCAGTATATACTTCCCTCTTTGGTTGGTTAGGGTTAAACTGACAACACTTCTGTCAAAAAgtccagacatgaaaataactAGGTGAATTTTCATCCATTTATAACCAACACTGTGTACTGCACATTCAGTACatctgtacagtacagtacaaccAAAATACTGCTCTACCATACAGCAGACAATAGAACCCAGGGAAGTGACTCACTCATACTTTAAAGCTCCTACTTTTGAGCTTTATTGTTATAACACTGTTTTCTGAAAATCATATGCCCTCTTCAGGACATATGATTTTCCAGATCATGAcactgaaatggaaaataaataaattatacttGGGTTGTGCTGTATCTCTGTACAGAGACAaaagtcagaaagaaaaactcACCTGAACAGCACTCCTTTAATGACCTGCCATGCATTAGGtgcttgttgttgttgctgctgctgctgctgctgctgctgagggtCTTGTGCATTTCCAGCTGTCTGCACAGTCTGGCCATCTGCTGTTGCAGCAGTTCCATTGCTGCTCACCTACAATCGTACATACACACCAAAACACAGTCAGAGGTGCCACAGAAATTCACAACGATGGTGCAGCAACAGCAACCTAATGAAGCACAACAAGAACAGCTTCACTGACAATAAAAGGGAGTCTTACATGAGTCAGACATAGCCAGTGTACTTCACTCAAAACCTAAAGTGATTATGCAACACCACAGTACAGTGTACCCCTCAGGGTACGATACACCCCTAATACCCAATCAAAATACAGAGTTCATTGCTAGGATTTGAGGATTAAAGGTTGTAAATaaggtgaaaaaaaatacaattcgTTATAGATTTCTCTTATGTGGTGACCTGACATGCATGTAACATTACCTAAAGACATTTTGGGTAGCTTTAAAACTGGGTTTATGGAGGCTATGAACCAAAACCTTACACTACTGCTATTTTGATCATCAAATAATTCCCTTTTAAAGCTAAAAATTTCCTGGTTAAAGGGTCTCACATGTAAGAGTTGATTATGCTATTCTTACTGTCAatattctgctgtttctgttggcTGGCCAAAGTGAGACAAAGATTCCTCTGTAGGAGTCTTTGGAGTTTTGACTTAGTTTAAAATAACCCTTTCAATGGTCAAAAGATTAATGCAAACATGAGCATGAATATGTACATATTAAAGGTGAATaaaatctgacatttgtttttctctttaatttcACCCTTGAAAGCTTCAGTGCGTCCATGTAATCGCCCACCCCTCCAGCAAGGCCGCGTTCCATTCAACCGACACAAAAGACAAGCAAATGCCAAGTCATGAGACTCATTCACTATCAAAACATCTAATCTCCCCCATTGTTACCAACACAAGGGAGACAAGTGGTGGGCCTCTAGAAACAAACAATACGATCAACGTAATAACTATTATAAAGACAGTGTATGCGTTCCAGCTTGAGAAAACAACTTACACACAGTGAACAAAGATTAACAATTAACCACCTAATTCAATATTCAGAGGAACTTTTTTCGCACTGGATTGTCACAGTGTATCTTAAAGTAGGAGGGCAAAAAGTTCAGGTAAGTCAATCGTTCACAGAAGTGGTGATTGCTCTGGTGTTTATTACACATGGAGATAGTATCCCCTATAGGCCAAAGCCAGCAAAAAACAGACTCTGTCTTATTTAattgttaaaaacacaaataacctTTCCGTAGACAGCTGACGTGTTGTGTCGGAGTCCATGCAGTTATGCCAGAACTCAGcagaaaattaaatcaaaaggCAGGAAATCAAAAACAAAGCATACACCTGAGGTTATATCTGGATACTAGCCACTTAGGGTTTCCCATAGATTAATACCACTGATTCACCAGGAGCAGACCTCAAAAGCAAATAACTGCTTCATCCAAACCAAAGCGGATTTATCCTGACAGTGATTATATTATAAAACAGACACTAAGTGCATGTAGTACCCTTGCATTAGTTTCTGCCATTTCcttacattttctgaaagatAAATCCCTGAcaatatgtaaattaaaatagAACCCTAAAGCAGTGTTTAGATAATAATGTTGTCTTACCtgaacaataaaacagattcatttatttgtattcaAATATTTGCCATTTGGTACAGTTATACAATTTATTTGATTGATATAAATATCGAGTGTAATGACAAATGTTTGCCTGCCCAAAGAGAGACTTTGAATATGGACAAAGGAGACCAGTGGTTTGCCTTTAGAGAGAAATGACTCACTTTGACCACTTGTAACCTGCGACAGACATGACATGGGAAAACAATTGCTATAATAACTGCTAGTTTCTCTGTGACTTCCATGTAATGACAATGGATGAGAGTTAACCCTGGAACAATTCATTCATCACTTATaagatgaaaataaactgtCACAGTATTTAATGGATTATCAAAGATTACCTAGATCTGCAACTGAAgctattaaaacaaagaaatctgGGGAGTACTTTCCCAATTAAAcggtttttcatttgtttcgGGTAAAATGTCTTTCATCACTATCTTTCCTTTCTTGTGAAAAGTGACACATCAGACACATTAGCATTTGTCAAAATAACTACCGATTAATATTTTGTTGATCAACCAATCAActaattgttgcagctctaaaTAACGCAAAACCTATGGTAGTGTTACCTGCATCTTTGCAGTCTGTCTGTTTCATCATATCAGTGTTTGGCATCACTATTATTAgatagtttgtgttttgtttttttttttggtctgggCACAGTGTTTTGCCTCCAGAAGTTATGATTCCCTGTGACCTCTGGTAACCTGTGAATGGTGTTGGTTATCTAGACACCACATATTTACAACCACATATGACAATTTAGCTGGGATTTCTCCGGTTAGGCTAAACGGAGTCATATAAcagttagctagctaacgttatcGCTGAAGTGGAAGATATACCGCACAGTAAGCCAGACTCTTTCCCTGGGTAGACTGTCAATAATGGGGTTTATAGCAGACCAGGACCGA contains these protein-coding regions:
- the clptm1 gene encoding putative lipid scramblase CLPTM1 → MATQESEAAKATVSNGEVSSNGTAATADGQTVQTAGNAQDPQQQQQQQQQQQQAPNAWQVIKGVLFRIFIIWAISSWFRRGPSTPDPSTPAGAPRVPSRNLFPKDTLMDLYVYVSQEEVFSDFNDTEALFWFHRDLVYGDWTTGESGDGCYQHYKEMDIPEKVQQNGSLYIHVYFTKSGLHPDPKRKGQYRRLATVHTTRMLNKFKRRKFLKTKNLLTGETEADPEMIKRAESHGPVEIISHWHPNLTINMVDDHTAWVKGSVPPPLDQHVKFDAVSGDYYPIVYFNDYWNLQKDYYPINETLTKLPLRLTYCPLSLWRWQLYAAQNARSPWNFLPEDTYEQSDEDQDSVKVALLETNPYLLGLTIVVSIVHSIFEFLAFKNDIQFWNSRQSLEGLSVRSIIFGVFQSLVVLLYILDNETNVVVQVSVFIGLLIDLWKITKVMDVRLDRENKIAGVFPRLVFTDKSTYVESSTKIYDDMAFKYLSWLLYPLFGCYAVYSLLYVEHKGWYSWILSMLYGFLLTFGFITMTPQLFINYKMKSVAHLPWRMLTYKALNTFIDDLFAFVIRMPMMYRIGCLRDDVVFFIYLYQRWIYRVDPNRVNEFGISGVGHSQNNTAASDTAPAAAATVTDKPEGEKKND